In Streptomyces sp. RFCAC02, the following proteins share a genomic window:
- a CDS encoding response regulator, whose translation MTTPAPPYDILLVEDDPADAMLIEDALRERGPERALMQVDDGVAALDYLQNPDNPRPDLIVLDLNMPRMNGRELLNVLKQEDRLKMIPVVVLTTSAAPDDVSAAYARHANAYVTKPVNLDDFTHAVRSIDAFYLDMAAKIPRD comes from the coding sequence ATGACCACACCCGCCCCGCCGTACGACATCCTCCTGGTCGAGGACGACCCGGCAGACGCCATGCTCATCGAGGACGCGCTGCGCGAGCGGGGGCCGGAGCGCGCGCTGATGCAGGTGGACGACGGTGTGGCCGCGCTCGACTACCTCCAGAACCCGGACAATCCGCGCCCCGACCTGATCGTTCTCGATCTCAACATGCCCCGGATGAACGGGCGCGAGCTGCTGAACGTCCTCAAGCAGGAGGACCGCCTGAAGATGATCCCGGTCGTGGTCCTCACCACGTCCGCGGCGCCGGACGACGTGTCCGCCGCGTACGCGCGCCACGCCAACGCGTACGTCACCAAGCCGGTCAACCTCGACGACTTCACGCACGCGGTGCGCAGCATCGACGCGTTCTACCTCGACATGGCGGCCAAGATCCCGCGCGACTGA